In Cyanobacteriota bacterium, the sequence AGGCAACCATGATTTATACGATCGCCTGGCCCAAACCCTCAACCAACCGCCCTTTGATGCCCGTAAGTCCTTAACGATTGGTCAGTGGCGACTGATTCTTCTTAACTCTGTAATCACCACCAACTGCATTGGTACAGGCCAGCTTAGTGCGAGTACTCTGGCTTGGCTGCATCAGGAACTGCAAGCCCATTCTACCCATCCTACCCTCATTGCTCTACACCACCACCCACTACCCACCCATATTGACTGGCTTGACCAGATTAGCCTCCTAGAGCCAGATACTTTCTTGGCAATG encodes:
- a CDS encoding metallophosphoesterase translates to MTSPITLVQLTDTHLVPMSISRLRGFPTKDSLAAVLAAIQPYEPDYLLLTGDLADAGDWEAYQQLVAMITPLGIPCLWLPGNHDLYDRLAQTLNQPPFDARKSLTIGQWRLILLNSVITTNCIGTGQLSASTLAWLHQELQAHSTHPTLIALHHHPLPTHIDWLDQISLLEPDTFLAM